TACCTAGTGCAAATGATTCTAATACCGCCCTTGGGTTGTTCTCATAACACTCCGACGGCATCACTGTCACTGCGGCCTGACGTATTTTATCAAGAACTTCCCTGCGTGAAAGAAAACCCAGTAACTTAACATTCCCCGCGCGGCTATTTGAAATCACACCTTCCAACTCTTTCCTTAACGGCCCATCACCTGCGAGCTCCGTTCGTATCCCGCTTTTAATAGCGGCCTTCACTAAGGTCATCACACCTTTTTCTGAAGATAACCTTCCAACATACAGTATCAACGGTTCATGCAGGGTACCCGCCCCCGCGGGTATTTCGTATTCTGATAAATCAATAAAGTTTGGAAGGTACTCAACTCTGCCTTGCAATCCCATTTCCTTTACCTTATCAAACATAAACCTACTTGGCGAGATATAGCACTTAACATAATCATAAATATGCATAATATTATGATGCAGGTACATCTCTGCGGTATTAACCAAACTTTTAAACATCGAACCTTTTGTACACTTGTTGAGCAAACAATTAAAATACTTCCCGTCTTTACACTTTTCACAAGGACGCCCTCCGGAAAGCATGGAATACGC
This region of Elusimicrobiota bacterium genomic DNA includes:
- a CDS encoding glycosyltransferase family 4 protein, translating into MKVLLINKFLYPKGGDAVVTLETGKLLEKNGDKVVYWGMQHELNPVYKHSGKFVSNIDFNAGKLGVGRKIKAITDIWYSFEAKSKVEKVVVEEKPDIVHLNNFAHQISPSVIDIFKKYSIPVVMTMHDYKLVCPAYSMLSGGRPCEKCKDGKYFNCLLNKCTKGSMFKSLVNTAEMYLHHNIMHIYDYVKCYISPSRFMFDKVKEMGLQGRVEYLPNFIDLSEYEIPAGAGTLHEPLILYVGRLSSEKGVMTLVKAAIKSGIRTELAGDGPLRKELEGVISNSRAGNVKLLGFLSRREVLDKIRQAAVTVMPSECYENNPRAVLESFALGTPVIGSRIGGIPELVVDNLTGWTYEPFNPDALAVV